Proteins from a single region of Nomascus leucogenys isolate Asia chromosome 21, Asia_NLE_v1, whole genome shotgun sequence:
- the BET1L gene encoding BET1-like protein gives MADWARAQSPGAVEEILDRENKRMADSLASKVTRLKSLALDIDRDAEDQNRYLDGMDSDFTSTTGLLTGSMKRFSTMARSGRDNRKLLCGMAVGLIVAFFILSYFLSRART, from the exons CTCAGAGCCCGGGCGCTGTGGAAGAGATTCTAGACCGGGAGAACAAGCGAATGGCTGACAGCCTGGCCTCCAAAGTCACCAGGCTCAAATCG CTCGCCCTGGACATCGATAGGGATGCAGAGGATCAGAACCGGTACCTGGATGGCATG GACTCGGATTTCACAAGCACGACCGGCCTGCTTACAGGGAGCATGAAGCGCTTTTCCACAATGGCAAGGTCCGGACGAGACAACCGGAAGCTTCTATGTGGCATGGCCGTGGGTCTAATTGTGGCCTTCTTCATCCTCTCCTACTTCTTGTCAAGGGCAAGGACGTGA